A single region of the Halonatronomonas betaini genome encodes:
- a CDS encoding RNA polymerase sigma factor, with product MVDIACKELTAEELVNDYGPLISSLAYRMIPDSHIAEEAAQEAWYEVIKSLESFRGESKISTWIYKVAYRTISKYWPNKKLYDEKFLKHCFDGPDVRIPDQIDYDGRLWLKEQCDRCLTAILQCLTPEKKVAYVLRDGAELDYEVIAEVMDKKEATVRKIVSRSRKKIKKFLNDQCTLYNPDGSCNCRIKDQVEEFNIREEYEKIYSAIDEAHFYAASEKVMPDKNYWKKNL from the coding sequence ATGGTAGATATAGCCTGTAAAGAATTAACTGCAGAAGAGCTCGTAAATGACTACGGACCGTTGATATCCAGCCTGGCCTATAGAATGATACCGGATAGCCATATCGCTGAAGAAGCTGCCCAGGAGGCCTGGTATGAAGTAATTAAAAGTCTTGAAAGCTTTCGTGGAGAATCAAAAATATCGACCTGGATCTACAAAGTAGCCTATAGAACTATCAGCAAATACTGGCCCAATAAAAAGCTATATGATGAAAAATTTCTAAAACACTGCTTTGACGGCCCTGATGTCAGAATCCCTGATCAGATAGATTATGACGGCCGGCTCTGGCTTAAAGAACAGTGTGATCGCTGCCTGACTGCAATTCTGCAATGCTTAACCCCGGAAAAGAAAGTCGCCTATGTCCTAAGAGATGGTGCAGAACTTGATTATGAAGTTATTGCAGAAGTCATGGATAAAAAAGAAGCCACAGTTAGAAAGATAGTCTCCAGATCCCGTAAAAAAATCAAAAAGTTCTTAAATGACCAGTGCACATTATATAATCCTGATGGCAGCTGCAACTGCAGAATCAAAGATCAGGTTGAAGAATTTAATATTAGAGAAGAATATGAAAAGATTTATTCAGCAATAGATGAGGCCCATTTTTATGCAGCCTCAGAAAAAGTCATGCCAGATAAAAATTATTGGAAAAAAAACCTCTAA
- a CDS encoding BTAD domain-containing putative transcriptional regulator, with translation MVPNYDNLIINTLGELSIKKGDEIIYTEQGPKLRKRWRLFLILLFNRGEKISDTRLIQELNLADNSNPNQALRALIYRLRQDIRNREGNFIFSENGGYIFNEGSPFWLDTEKFDQLIKKGNQVEAVEKIKYYRQAIQLYKGDFLENSELTSKELLNIRQHYRSKFTEIIKMAAEICKEQGDYQQAIELYETGLQVNNINVDFYYNLIQLLKEVKLPDQAVIKAEEAMSVFDNYDLEISAEFQQEISSLISMDNNLSMEDMISDEIENEKAFECGPITFSKIVNLERRRSKRQDREIYLVKFKLMRQVSPSEMIEAERILHKNLLDNLRVYDLITRLKPREYLLLLVDISEKEVEKIIGRIIEEYDESLPPPEIMLDYEYKKV, from the coding sequence ATGGTTCCAAATTATGACAATCTTATAATCAATACCCTGGGTGAACTATCTATAAAAAAGGGAGATGAGATCATCTACACCGAACAGGGTCCAAAATTAAGAAAACGCTGGCGTTTATTTCTTATCCTTCTATTTAATAGAGGAGAGAAAATTTCTGATACCAGGCTTATCCAGGAACTGAATTTAGCCGATAATTCCAATCCCAATCAGGCCTTAAGGGCCCTTATCTATAGGCTTCGCCAGGATATCAGAAATAGAGAGGGTAACTTTATTTTCAGCGAAAACGGCGGTTATATTTTCAATGAGGGCAGTCCTTTCTGGCTGGATACAGAAAAATTCGATCAGCTAATAAAAAAGGGCAATCAGGTTGAGGCAGTGGAGAAAATCAAGTATTACCGGCAGGCTATTCAACTTTATAAAGGAGATTTCCTGGAAAATAGTGAACTAACCTCAAAGGAACTATTAAATATTCGCCAGCACTATAGGTCAAAATTCACAGAAATAATTAAAATGGCTGCTGAGATTTGCAAAGAGCAGGGAGATTATCAACAGGCAATCGAACTTTATGAGACAGGCTTACAGGTCAATAATATTAATGTAGACTTTTATTATAACCTGATCCAGCTCCTAAAGGAGGTCAAGCTTCCAGACCAGGCAGTTATCAAGGCTGAAGAGGCAATGTCTGTCTTTGATAATTATGATCTTGAGATTTCAGCCGAATTTCAACAGGAGATATCATCACTAATCTCAATGGATAATAATCTCAGCATGGAAGACATGATATCCGATGAAATAGAAAACGAAAAGGCCTTTGAATGCGGCCCGATAACCTTCTCCAAAATAGTTAACTTAGAAAGACGGAGAAGTAAAAGACAGGATAGAGAGATCTACCTGGTTAAATTTAAGCTCATGCGCCAGGTCAGTCCATCTGAAATGATTGAGGCTGAAAGGATCCTGCATAAAAATCTCCTTGATAATTTAAGAGTATATGACTTAATAACCAGGCTTAAACCCAGAGAGTACCTGCTCCTTTTAGTCGATATTTCTGAAAAAGAAGTTGAAAAGATAATTGGCAGGATCATTGAAGAATACGATGAAAGCCTGCCGCCACCTGAGATCATGTTAGATTATGAATACAAAAAAGTATAA
- the nhaC gene encoding Na+/H+ antiporter NhaC encodes MAKKKNMEYDELPRMPTMTEAMIPILFLIVALSLSIIVLEIDPHIPIVLSAAFAALVAVRMGVKWNVIEEGIFSGIRTGLQAIIILMIVGMLIGSWIQSGIVPTMIYYGLQILSPQIFLVAAAIMTAIVALFVGSSWSTAGTIGVALVGIGGGLGISPGLVGGAIISGAYLGDKISPLSDTTNLAPGAAGNTNVFEHIRHMLLVTVPAFVITLVLYAIIGMQFAGQELDVGAIEEITMTLSENFWISPVLMVVPLLVIVMIIFKVPPIPALIGGAVIGGITAMITQGAGLGAVLDTMHYGYFIETGVEHVDELLNAGGLDGMMWTISLILAALSLGGILENCGFLAVILENILKKAKTYGQISLVTHITAIFVNLVAADQYLAIILPARMFSHAYKDIGAHPKNLSRIAESSGTVTSPLIPWNTCGAFMYGVLGINPLVYAPFAFFNWLTPLISIAYGYLGIGFAEWTEEDEKAAAEGAD; translated from the coding sequence ATGGCAAAAAAGAAGAATATGGAGTATGATGAATTACCACGGATGCCGACAATGACAGAAGCCATGATTCCAATTCTATTTCTGATTGTTGCTCTCAGTCTCAGTATTATTGTCCTGGAGATTGATCCTCACATTCCGATTGTACTATCAGCAGCTTTTGCAGCTTTAGTTGCTGTCAGGATGGGAGTTAAATGGAATGTTATTGAAGAAGGGATTTTCAGTGGAATTAGAACTGGCTTACAGGCAATTATTATTTTGATGATTGTCGGTATGTTAATCGGTTCCTGGATTCAGAGTGGCATTGTCCCGACAATGATCTATTACGGTCTGCAGATCCTGTCACCTCAGATCTTTTTAGTGGCAGCAGCAATAATGACAGCTATAGTTGCTCTATTTGTTGGTAGTTCCTGGTCTACAGCCGGTACCATTGGTGTTGCACTTGTTGGTATTGGTGGAGGTCTAGGAATCTCGCCAGGATTAGTCGGTGGTGCTATAATATCTGGTGCCTATCTTGGTGATAAGATTTCACCATTATCTGATACTACTAATCTGGCGCCTGGGGCAGCCGGGAATACAAACGTTTTTGAACATATCAGGCATATGTTACTGGTAACTGTGCCAGCCTTTGTAATTACGCTGGTTTTATATGCTATCATTGGTATGCAATTTGCCGGTCAGGAACTTGACGTAGGGGCAATAGAAGAAATTACAATGACACTTTCAGAGAATTTCTGGATCAGCCCTGTATTAATGGTAGTTCCATTGCTGGTTATTGTTATGATCATCTTTAAAGTTCCTCCGATCCCAGCATTAATTGGTGGTGCAGTAATCGGTGGTATTACAGCTATGATAACCCAGGGTGCAGGACTTGGGGCTGTACTTGATACAATGCATTATGGTTACTTTATTGAGACAGGTGTTGAACATGTTGATGAACTCTTGAATGCCGGTGGTTTAGATGGAATGATGTGGACTATATCATTAATCCTGGCTGCCTTGAGTTTAGGTGGAATCCTTGAAAACTGTGGATTCCTGGCAGTTATTTTAGAAAACATCTTGAAGAAAGCTAAAACCTATGGTCAGATCTCACTGGTTACCCATATAACAGCAATTTTTGTTAACTTAGTAGCCGCTGATCAGTATCTGGCAATAATATTACCGGCCAGGATGTTTAGCCATGCTTATAAGGATATTGGCGCCCATCCAAAGAACCTATCCCGGATTGCTGAATCATCAGGTACTGTTACATCACCACTTATACCATGGAATACCTGTGGTGCCTTCATGTATGGTGTTTTAGGAATCAATCCATTGGTCTATGCTCCATTTGCATTCTTTAACTGGTTAACTCCGTTAATTTCCATAGCCTATGGTTATCTTGGAATTGGATTTGCTGAGTGGACAGAAGAAGATGAAAAAGCAGCAGCTGAAGGAGCAGATTAA
- a CDS encoding ABC transporter permease, which yields MKLKKLLETFLIRFIVIAGFLVIWQTIAGLDLWPDYLLPEPMAVLETLVTRFQDGSLINAILVSFRRLLIGFSLASTLGFLLGLLLGLVPAADDALSPFILALQSVPSVVWLPLALLWFSLGEQAIIAVIILGASWNMASTTTSGIKNVNPVYIKSARTLGAGSFSVFRRVIMPAALPSLITGLRFSWAFSWRALMAGELIGGGSGLGQLLMWGRDMGNMRLVIGIIILIGSFGFITDNYIFKKIENKILQRWGYQQ from the coding sequence ATGAAGTTAAAAAAATTACTGGAAACTTTTCTCATTCGCTTTATTGTAATTGCAGGGTTTTTAGTTATCTGGCAGACTATTGCTGGCCTTGATCTCTGGCCTGATTATTTGCTGCCGGAGCCGATGGCTGTGCTTGAGACTCTAGTTACCAGATTCCAGGACGGTTCATTGATTAATGCAATTCTGGTCAGTTTCAGGAGGCTATTAATCGGTTTTAGCCTGGCTTCAACACTGGGATTCCTGTTAGGTCTCCTTTTGGGACTGGTGCCAGCAGCTGATGATGCTCTCTCGCCGTTTATACTGGCTTTACAGAGTGTTCCCAGTGTTGTCTGGTTGCCACTGGCCTTACTCTGGTTTTCCCTTGGAGAACAGGCTATTATTGCTGTTATTATCCTGGGAGCCAGCTGGAATATGGCCTCAACAACTACCAGCGGCATTAAGAATGTTAATCCGGTCTATATAAAATCAGCCAGAACTCTTGGTGCAGGCAGTTTTAGTGTCTTTAGAAGGGTTATTATGCCAGCAGCCCTGCCCTCATTAATTACTGGTCTCCGTTTCTCCTGGGCATTTTCCTGGAGAGCTTTGATGGCCGGTGAACTTATTGGTGGTGGCAGCGGTCTTGGCCAGCTTCTAATGTGGGGCCGGGATATGGGTAATATGCGACTTGTTATTGGTATTATTATTTTAATTGGAAGTTTCGGTTTTATCACCGATAATTATATATTTAAGAAGATAGAAAATAAAATTTTACAGCGCTGGGGTTACCAGCAGTAA
- the trhA gene encoding PAQR family membrane homeostasis protein TrhA, giving the protein MADNYADTYEEELVNAVLHGIGLGMAIAATGVLVVMANLYGELRQIVSYSIYGTTLIILYLASTLYHSFPYGKAKYVFRIIDHSAIYLLIAGTYTPITLATLDGLWSRSVFIVVWAIAVLGIALNIICFEKVKKVSLVLYLVMGWLSILVIRDLIYNLPTASLIFLFIGGLSYTVGTIFYVKKGLKYNHAIWHIFVLGGSIFHFFTVFYNLLG; this is encoded by the coding sequence ATGGCAGATAATTATGCAGATACTTATGAAGAAGAACTAGTAAATGCAGTATTGCATGGAATTGGACTGGGAATGGCCATAGCTGCAACCGGAGTACTGGTTGTAATGGCCAATCTCTATGGGGAACTAAGACAGATTGTATCCTATAGTATTTACGGCACAACTTTAATTATTCTATATTTAGCTTCAACCCTCTATCATAGTTTCCCCTACGGCAAAGCTAAATACGTCTTTAGAATTATTGATCATTCAGCAATCTATCTTTTAATAGCCGGGACCTATACCCCAATAACCCTGGCCACATTAGATGGACTCTGGTCCAGATCGGTCTTTATTGTTGTCTGGGCAATTGCTGTCCTGGGAATAGCCCTAAATATTATCTGTTTTGAAAAAGTTAAAAAGGTCTCGCTGGTCCTCTATCTGGTTATGGGCTGGCTCAGTATCCTGGTTATCCGGGATTTAATCTATAACCTGCCGACAGCCAGTCTTATCTTTCTCTTTATCGGTGGCTTATCATATACAGTTGGAACAATCTTCTATGTAAAGAAAGGCTTAAAATACAACCATGCAATCTGGCATATCTTTGTGCTAGGCGGCAGCATCTTCCACTTTTTCACAGTCTTTTATAATCTTCTAGGTTAG
- a CDS encoding ABC transporter substrate-binding protein, protein MQSKNKIKYTVIFLSLALIIGLGIFNYTDGFDAIAVRDEPVEDKGEIVIGYFPNLTHGSVMVGLEEGFIEEEFEGYDVKTETFPNGSLFMDALMTDSIDIGLVGPGPALNRFLQGAEVVALAGASTGGNLLVTAPDVDFNGAEDLDGLRIATPALGCTHDLQLRHMLAETGLTTQRQGGSVDHRTQPPANLSGMFRRGNLDAAVISEPWASRLEYENEGKVALEWNEVPWDGELPNTLVVTRADIVSDQPEVAEKFMAAQERSNQFIADNPERTAEIIQDSILDIAEQELDIEIISSSLERTQFSSELNQRTVQEMADISMDSGFIDNNDLDGFFLDN, encoded by the coding sequence ATGCAAAGCAAGAATAAGATTAAATATACAGTGATATTTTTGAGTTTAGCTTTAATTATTGGACTTGGAATTTTTAATTATACAGATGGATTCGATGCCATTGCTGTCCGCGATGAGCCAGTTGAAGATAAAGGTGAAATTGTTATTGGTTATTTCCCTAATCTGACCCATGGATCAGTAATGGTTGGTTTAGAAGAAGGTTTTATTGAGGAAGAATTTGAGGGTTATGATGTTAAGACTGAGACCTTTCCTAATGGTTCGCTCTTTATGGATGCCTTAATGACAGATTCCATTGATATTGGCCTGGTTGGACCAGGGCCGGCACTTAACAGGTTTCTCCAGGGAGCAGAAGTAGTTGCTCTGGCTGGAGCAAGTACTGGCGGTAATCTATTAGTTACAGCCCCTGATGTTGATTTCAACGGTGCTGAGGACTTAGACGGTTTAAGAATAGCGACACCTGCTCTTGGTTGCACCCATGATCTTCAGCTCAGACATATGCTGGCAGAGACTGGCCTGACTACTCAGCGACAGGGCGGTTCTGTTGATCATAGAACTCAGCCGCCGGCTAATTTGAGCGGTATGTTCCGCAGAGGTAATCTTGATGCAGCAGTAATTTCAGAGCCCTGGGCTTCACGCTTAGAATATGAAAATGAAGGTAAAGTTGCTCTGGAATGGAACGAAGTTCCCTGGGATGGCGAGCTTCCAAATACTTTAGTTGTAACCAGAGCTGATATTGTCTCAGATCAGCCTGAGGTGGCAGAAAAGTTTATGGCCGCTCAGGAAAGATCAAATCAATTTATTGCTGATAATCCAGAAAGAACTGCTGAAATAATTCAGGACAGCATTCTTGATATTGCTGAGCAGGAATTGGATATAGAAATTATAAGTTCATCTTTAGAGAGAACTCAGTTCAGTTCAGAATTAAATCAGAGAACTGTCCAGGAGATGGCTGATATTTCAATGGATTCAGGTTTTATTGATAATAACGATCTAGATGGTTTCTTTTTAGACAATTAA
- a CDS encoding PLP-dependent cysteine synthase family protein: MIIHSGEDLIGNTPIVKLNNLVPAELPDFYLKLEYLNPAGSIKDRPAFEMLKSAEQSGQLPAGGGGLILEASSGNTGIGLARAAAILGHKTIIVLPEKASQERRQLMAAFGAELIISPGDQGMKGAYELCKELEEEYPNAFRPDQFGNQANPEAHRKTTGPEILEAFGQDLNLLITSCGTGGTLTGTGSYLKKKIPGLKVFTYESVCAPVLSEGKQGSHNIPGTGPGFVPDILDKSIYDRILLLDEDDVYNIQHQLAVQDGLFLGPSSAAGVVAGLTVAEEFPADAKFLIIAPDGGERYLSTLFPK, from the coding sequence ATGATAATTCATTCTGGAGAAGATTTAATCGGTAATACTCCTATTGTCAAATTAAATAATTTGGTTCCAGCTGAACTGCCTGATTTCTATTTGAAGCTTGAATATCTTAATCCAGCTGGCAGTATTAAGGATCGGCCGGCCTTTGAGATGCTTAAGTCTGCTGAACAATCAGGTCAGCTGCCTGCAGGTGGCGGCGGATTAATTCTGGAGGCCTCCAGTGGCAATACTGGTATCGGTCTGGCCAGGGCGGCAGCAATTTTAGGCCATAAAACCATTATTGTTCTGCCTGAAAAGGCCAGCCAGGAACGGCGGCAGTTGATGGCTGCTTTCGGGGCAGAATTAATCATCTCCCCTGGTGATCAGGGTATGAAAGGGGCCTATGAACTCTGTAAGGAGCTGGAAGAGGAATATCCTAATGCCTTTAGACCAGATCAATTTGGGAATCAGGCCAATCCTGAGGCCCATCGCAAGACTACTGGTCCAGAAATATTAGAAGCTTTCGGCCAGGATCTTAATCTGCTGATTACATCCTGTGGCACCGGAGGCACTCTAACCGGTACTGGCAGTTATTTAAAAAAGAAGATTCCTGGGCTTAAGGTTTTTACTTATGAATCGGTCTGTGCACCGGTTTTGAGTGAAGGCAAACAGGGCAGTCATAATATTCCTGGCACCGGGCCTGGTTTTGTGCCAGATATTCTGGATAAATCTATTTATGACCGGATTCTACTCCTTGATGAGGATGATGTTTATAATATTCAGCATCAGCTGGCAGTCCAGGATGGCCTCTTTTTAGGACCGTCTTCAGCAGCAGGTGTTGTGGCCGGTCTAACAGTTGCAGAGGAGTTTCCAGCAGATGCTAAGTTTTTAATCATTGCCCCTGATGGGGGCGAACGCTATCTTTCAACGCTTTTCCCTAAATAA
- a CDS encoding cytochrome b5 domain-containing protein: protein MAKKKLLVVSIMVFSLLLFPLTALGAGHGSASSGFYSTETLAEFDGTDDNPAYVGYHGRIYDLSDTFADGSHAGHDAGMDLTEEFYEAHEAELMEGREVVGYYLSRAMTEEELANYDGHNDNPAYVAVDGIIYDGSDTFSDGTHGGHEAGQDLTDEFQGQHGEDTLMAMPVVGALVSYELTLDELAEYDGQDGNDAFVAVDGFIFDVTESFEDGEHFGHEAGQDLTDEIEEADHLRSVLPDVPVVGVLVE, encoded by the coding sequence ATGGCAAAAAAGAAGTTATTAGTTGTAAGTATTATGGTATTTAGCTTATTATTATTTCCATTAACAGCTTTGGGAGCAGGGCATGGAAGTGCTTCATCCGGGTTTTATTCTACCGAGACCCTGGCAGAATTTGATGGTACCGATGATAATCCAGCCTATGTAGGTTATCATGGCAGAATTTATGATCTCTCAGACACCTTCGCAGATGGAAGCCATGCCGGACATGATGCAGGAATGGATTTGACTGAAGAATTTTATGAGGCCCATGAAGCTGAGCTGATGGAAGGCAGAGAAGTTGTCGGCTATTATTTAAGTAGAGCTATGACTGAAGAAGAACTTGCAAATTATGATGGTCATAATGATAATCCAGCCTATGTAGCTGTTGACGGAATTATCTATGATGGTTCTGATACATTTTCCGATGGAACCCATGGTGGTCATGAAGCTGGCCAGGATTTAACAGATGAATTTCAAGGTCAGCATGGTGAGGATACCCTTATGGCAATGCCTGTTGTTGGCGCTTTAGTATCTTATGAATTAACTCTGGATGAACTGGCAGAATATGATGGCCAGGATGGCAATGATGCATTTGTAGCCGTTGATGGTTTTATCTTTGACGTTACTGAAAGCTTTGAAGATGGAGAACATTTTGGTCATGAAGCTGGCCAGGATTTGACTGATGAGATTGAAGAGGCTGATCATCTCCGTTCAGTATTGCCAGATGTCCCGGTAGTTGGCGTTTTAGTTGAATAG
- a CDS encoding BTAD domain-containing putative transcriptional regulator — MAGELKIYTLGNFKVANSEKVITENINKSSKRWKLLQYLITFNNQEISRDELIMILGLNNNDDPESSLSALVYRLRSLLNKYTNQGNGHFIKTSGSAYTFNGDANYWLDSEVFENKCEQVVGLIEESSDGAVDLFQEALKIYQGDYLQEARSEEWLWSARNYYRDLLRNTALELDGYLKEREEYDTLLTFYDEIQKLIKFDEDVIIGYLEALIGAGKENEARAKYQEIKTLYQDNGLKVPPRLQNIFRDLKIERAEQPEEFLSTIDEAADEEGAYLCTPDKFLELYKLEKRRCQRDGPSRCIIHLRLTEEQKERQQEIKFDHIDNIGNQFLQLLNDQLRSGDIVTRWNKKHFIVLLANIECNDAEKVTSRIKNSFKARFGLPAGLSISQKIYRLKDHKLK, encoded by the coding sequence ATGGCAGGAGAACTGAAAATATATACACTCGGCAACTTTAAGGTCGCTAATAGTGAAAAGGTGATTACCGAGAATATCAATAAATCCAGCAAGCGCTGGAAACTACTCCAGTATCTAATAACTTTCAATAATCAGGAAATCTCCAGAGATGAATTGATCATGATCCTGGGCTTAAATAATAATGACGACCCGGAAAGCTCTCTTTCGGCTTTAGTCTACAGACTCAGAAGCCTTTTAAACAAATATACCAACCAGGGCAATGGCCATTTCATCAAAACTTCCGGCTCAGCCTATACCTTCAACGGCGATGCCAATTACTGGCTTGATTCAGAGGTCTTTGAAAATAAATGCGAACAGGTTGTCGGATTAATCGAGGAATCTTCAGACGGAGCAGTTGATCTCTTCCAGGAAGCCCTTAAAATCTACCAGGGCGATTACCTCCAGGAAGCCCGCTCAGAAGAATGGCTCTGGTCTGCCAGAAACTATTACCGTGATCTCTTAAGGAATACGGCACTGGAACTCGATGGTTACTTAAAAGAAAGAGAAGAATACGATACCCTCCTGACTTTCTATGATGAGATTCAGAAACTAATCAAATTTGATGAAGATGTAATTATCGGGTATCTCGAGGCTCTGATCGGTGCCGGCAAGGAAAATGAAGCCCGGGCTAAATATCAGGAAATTAAAACCCTGTATCAGGATAATGGCCTGAAAGTACCTCCCAGGCTCCAGAATATTTTTAGAGACCTCAAAATTGAAAGGGCGGAGCAGCCAGAAGAATTCCTCAGTACCATTGATGAAGCCGCTGATGAAGAAGGTGCCTATCTCTGCACACCTGACAAGTTTCTGGAACTCTATAAACTGGAAAAACGGCGCTGCCAGCGAGATGGACCGTCAAGATGTATCATCCATCTAAGGCTTACTGAAGAACAAAAAGAAAGACAGCAGGAAATAAAATTTGATCATATAGATAATATCGGCAATCAATTTCTCCAGCTCCTGAATGATCAGCTCAGGAGCGGCGATATCGTTACCCGCTGGAACAAGAAACATTTCATAGTTCTCCTGGCCAATATCGAATGCAATGATGCCGAAAAAGTTACCAGCAGAATCAAAAATTCCTTTAAAGCAAGGTTTGGCCTGCCAGCTGGCCTGAGCATTTCCCAGAAGATTTATAGGCTCAAAGATCATAAATTAAAATAA
- a CDS encoding ABC transporter ATP-binding protein — MFAISSKELEKSYGGELVLNKINLEVDTGQFVTLLGPSGCGKSTLLHIIAGLEDQDSGQLDCQGQPITGPAQNRVMMMQEAALFPWLNVEKNVAFGLKERNIDKEKRLELAHQELKKVGLADVKKAYPHQLSGGMQQRVALARSMVLKPDILLMDEPFSALDEQTRFKLQQELVKLWQNTDMTIIFVTHSIREALLISERVLVMASNPGQIKAEYELDLPYPRKPNQQKIVNLEAEILEDLLSEDDQKQKALIEKVAG, encoded by the coding sequence TTGTTTGCAATTAGCAGTAAAGAACTCGAGAAGTCGTATGGTGGAGAACTTGTCTTAAATAAGATCAACCTGGAGGTAGATACTGGCCAATTTGTAACACTCTTAGGGCCATCTGGTTGTGGGAAGTCTACTCTCCTTCACATAATCGCCGGATTGGAAGATCAGGATTCCGGCCAGTTAGACTGTCAGGGGCAGCCTATTACCGGGCCGGCACAGAATAGGGTAATGATGATGCAGGAAGCAGCTCTATTCCCCTGGCTGAATGTAGAAAAGAATGTGGCCTTTGGCTTAAAGGAACGTAATATAGATAAAGAGAAGCGATTGGAACTTGCCCATCAGGAGCTGAAAAAAGTCGGGCTGGCAGATGTTAAAAAGGCCTATCCCCATCAGTTAAGTGGTGGCATGCAACAGCGGGTAGCTCTGGCCAGATCAATGGTCTTAAAGCCTGATATACTGCTGATGGATGAGCCTTTTTCGGCCCTGGATGAACAGACCCGCTTTAAATTACAGCAGGAACTGGTTAAACTCTGGCAGAATACTGATATGACAATTATTTTTGTTACCCACAGCATCCGGGAAGCTTTGCTGATTTCTGAGCGGGTTCTGGTAATGGCCAGCAATCCTGGTCAGATAAAGGCAGAATATGAGTTAGATCTGCCCTATCCTAGAAAACCGAATCAACAGAAGATAGTTAATTTAGAGGCTGAAATTCTTGAGGATTTACTCAGCGAAGATGATCAGAAACAGAAGGCACTAATTGAGAAGGTTGCAGGATAA